In Lentibacillus sp. JNUCC-1, the genomic window TTTACGTTTTTCCATTCTGGTTTGCACGTATCATTCTCCTCATCTGTCAGTTGGGGTGAAATTGAATGTCCACTGCTTAAATTATATCCAAAATAGTTCTTTTCGTCTAATATCACCTGAATAGGACGATAATATGAATGGTGTTTATTAAGACGCATAAGGGAATGTATATCTCTAAATCATTTACCTTAAGTGATATGGGACTAATGAAGGAAAGTTAGTATGGCTTAACAAACAAGAGGTAATTACGGTCATTTTTGTGATATACTATATATGAAAGAGGGTGTGAGAACTTGATCGGTGAAAACATCAAAAAATTGCGGCAAAACCGTGGTATGTCAATTTCAGAGTTGGCAGAGAAAGCAGGTGTCGCAAAATCATATCTGAGTTCAATTGAGCGAAATTTACAAAAGAACCCATCGATCCAGTTCATCGAAAAAATAAGCGATGTACTGAACGTATCGATTAATGTACTACTGAAAGAAGATCAGTCTGATGAAGAAATCGATCTTGACGCAGATTGGCTTGCTCTCGTTGACGAGGCTATGCATTCCGGGGTGTCAAAAGAAGAATTTAAACAATACCTCGAATTTATGAAATGGCGCAATCAGCAAGAAAGTTAATGTGTATGAGGAGATGGATCTACTGGGTATTTCCTGCTGTCTGGATGGGGGTTATTTTCTATGCTTCTTCACAACCATATGAGCAGCAGGACATTAAACCTTTCATGTCAGATACGTTTGATCTTTCTTTTTTGGAGCCGATGCTTACTCATTTTCAGCTTACCTATCATCAATCAGAGGTAAGTGTACAGGCATTGGGTGTGGACGGATTTATCGAGTTCTTTATCAGAAAAGGCGCACACTTTGGTGTGTTTTTTGTGTTGGCTTTGCTTGTTTACATTGCTTTGAAGAAAACGACCGCACTTTATTTCAGCGGACAGCTCGCTGTGTCATTTGTCTGGGCCGTTGCATACGCTGGAATAGATGAATGGCATCAAAGCTTCACGAGTAACAGAACACCTATTTCGGAGATGTTCTAATTGACGCTGCTGGTGCTCTGTCTGCCATAGTTCTGATTATGGTTTTCAGATTCGTCAGGAAGAGAAAGTTGAGAAAAATGTCATGAAACACTGTGACAATTTGACGAAATTGAAGTTAATTTGTTGTTCGTGACGTTTTCTATCATCTTGTTGTGGTATAGTACCATTATACTAAACTCTTTTTTAAAAGGCGGTTTAAAGCATGCGTGAACAAGAACACTATAAAGTAATGCTGAAAAAGTTAATAGATAAAACAGAAACAAACCGAATTCAAACTTCTGAAGAACTGATTCAGATGCTTGTTGAAGAATTGACTAGAGGCAAAGAGTTTGAACAAGGTTATGCTGAATAATAGACACGATCCGTATAAAGGTCTCGAAATGATGCACCATATGAGGCAGTAATTACTGGAGGGAACAATTTTGGAACTTGGAGAACCGATTTTAATTAAAAATGCGGACATCTATGTGGAAAACAGCCAGTGGCAGCACGGTTCAATCCTTGTTGAAAACGGCAAAATTGCAGCAATTAAGACCGATACTGAACTGGAAACACCTTCATCTGTGATAACCATTGATGGGAGCGGGTTACGCATTATACCAGGGTTTATTGACGGTCACATCCATGGTGCTGCAGGCAGCGATGTTATGGATGCGACAGAAGAAGCGCTCGATGCAATGGCGAAAGCGCTGCCTGAAGAAGGCACCACCAGCTTTTTGGCAACGACGATCACACAATCACCCGAAAATATTGAACGGGCACTGGAAAACATTGCATCGTATCAAAACAAACCTGGTCAAGCCCAGATGATTGGCGCACACTTGGAAGGCCCTTTTATAGAAGTGAGCAAAAAAGGTGCTCAGCCTGAAAAGTATATTATGAAACCTGATCTGGATGTGTTTAACAAGTGGCAAACACTCTCCGGAAACAACATCAAAACCATTACAATGGCACCAGAACATGATGAAGATGGTTCGTTTATCAAGGCTTTATTTGAAAAAGGCATTAATATTTCAGCAGGGCATACCGGGGCAGACTACGCTGATCTGAAAACAGCTGTCTCTTACGGTGTGCGTCAGTTGACACATATCTGCAACGCCATGAACGGGATTCACCACAGAGAAATTGGCGCAGTCGGGGCCGCCTTTCTTCTTGAAGAGCTGCGTGCTGAACTCATTGCGGACGGTGTTCATGTGGTTCCGGAAATGATGCAGTTGATTTATGACAACGTCGGCAGTGAACGACTCATTCTGATCACAGATGCCATGCGAGCCAAGTGTTTACAGCCGGGAGACTATGAGCTGGGCGGCCAGCCTGTCAAGGTCACTTCTGACAGAGCGATGCTTGAAAACGGCTCACTTGCCGGAAGTATTCTGAAGCTGCGTGACGGGGCTAAAAATATGCTGAAACTGGCTGGCGCAACGATTGAGGATGTCGTTGAAATGGCCTCAGCCAACCCTGCCAAACAAATTAATATGTATGATCGAAAAGGGCGCATTTTTGTCGGAGGAGACGCAGATCTCCTGCTGGTTGGTGAGGATTTGAACATACATTATACAATTAGCGGCGGAGCGATCGCTTTCAAGGAGGAATAGATAGTTATGGAATTAATCCGGGTGAAGGATTATGAAGAAATGAGCGCTAAAGCTTGTGAGTTGGTTAAAGAATTGATGAACACAGTTCAATCGCCTGTGCTGGGACTCGCCACAGGGTCCACACCTGAGGGACTTTATGAGAAACTTATCCATACATATGAAAATGGAGCTATATCGTTCTCGAATACAAAGACTTTTAATCTTGATGAATATGTCGGTCTTACAAAAGAAGATCCGAATAGTTATCATTATTATATGACTGAAAAACTGTTCAAACATGTTGATTTGAAAGAAGGTAATGCCCACCTGCCAGATGGTGCTGCAGAAGACAAGTCCCAGGCATGTGAAGATTATGAAAGACTGATCAAATCAGCCGGAGCGATTGATCTGCAACTTCTGGGTCTAGGGATGAATGGTCATATCGGATTTAACGAGCCCGGCACCGACTTTAAGAGCAGAACGCATATTGTGACGCTCGATGAGTCGACACGCCAAGCAAACGCACGTTTTTTTAATTCAATGGATGAAGTGCCAACTGAAGCGATAACGATGGGGATCCAATCGATTATGGAAGCCCGCCGTGTTGTATTGCTGGTTTCTGGAGAGAAAAAAGCAGAAGCACTGGCAAGTTTGGTGAACGGGGAAGTGACCGAAACCTTCCCGGCATCTATTTTGCAACAGCATTCAGATGCTGTGATTATTGCTGATGAAGGTGCCTGTTCACAATTGCGGTGAATAACAAAGGGACTAAAGTCTTGATGCTTTAGTCCCTTTCGTTTTATGAGGTTAAAGTATAAAATTTGGAAAAGGCGTTCATTTATCGGTTACAGGGAACTCCATATACATTTGATCTATGGTTTTAAGTACAGCCTGATCACTCGTCAGGTCTGTTATCCAATCGATAAAAGCTTGCTCCTCACCAATTGCTACATAAACGATGAACTCAACTTGTTCGAGATAATGAATATCTTTAAGGAAATGATCTGATTGGCGCAGAACGTTTTCAAGTTTTCCGAGCAGCGGATAATCGACTGTGACAGATACACCTTGCGTGAGCTCCCGCTTGACGATGCCTGTTTCTCTAATGGCTTGGGATGTCGTGCTGCCGTATGCACGAATTAATCCCCCTCCCCCTAGTTTGATACCGCCGAAGTAACGCGTAACGACGACCGCCGTATCTTTCAGGCCCATCTTTTTCAGGACTTCAAGCATAGGGACTCCCGCTGTTCCGCTGGGTTCGCCATCATCGTTTGCTTTTTGAATTTGATCATTTTCTCCGATCATATAAGCTGAACAATTATGTGTGGCATCGTGGTGCTTTTTTTTGATTGATTGAATGAATTCAGCAGCTTCTTCTTCGGTTTCCACACGCCGAACATATCCGATGAAGCGTGACTTTTGAATGACTTGTTCTGAGCTGCCGTTTTTGTTTACTGTAAAATAACTCGATAACATCTTGCATTTCACCTCCAAAACGCACATTATAGAATGATAGATGGTTTATATTGAAACAGATTGTACTATTATAACATAGGTTGGTGAGATAAATGGTCGAGCTGACAAAAGAAGGTATCTTAGACAAGGTTATAGAAGAAATGGTCGAAGTCGTGGAGTCGAGTAAAGATGAGATCTTCACAATTGGAGATAATGCACGTGCCGAATACGAACGACTGGTCAATGAACTTGAAGATACAAAAGACAAAGTTGTCGGATTGATTGATGATGGAGATGATCTCGAAAAGAAAGTGCGTCTGTCTCGCCAGAATCTATCACGGGTAAGTAAGCATTTTGATCAGTATTCAGAGAATGAAATTAGAGATGTATATGAACGCACACATGAACTACAAACCCGCTTGGCGATGATGCGCCAAGCTGAGGCTTCTCTCAGACAAAAACGTGACGAATTGGAACGTCGGTTGCAGACGCTCTACGGGACAATAGAACGTGCGGAGACATTGACCCGAAAAATATCGGTTATTTTAAAATACTTAACAGATGATTTCCAGCAAATGAATATGATGCTTGAAGAAGCGAAAGAAAAACAGGAATTCGGACTTAAAATTATTGAGGCACAAGAGGATGAACGACGAAAGATCTCCAGAGAAATTCATGATGGCCCAGCCCAGATGCTTGCCAATGTCCTCCTCCGATCAGAAATTGTTGACCGTACATTCCGAAGCGGAAATCTTGAGGAGTCTCTAAATGAAATCAAAAGCATGCGTAAAATGATTCGCTCTTCGTTATATGAAGTCCGACGTGTCATTTACGATTTGCGTCCAATGGCGCTGGATGATCTTGGACTCTTACCGACCATGCGGAAGTACGTTGACACCATGGCTGAGTATAATGATATTGAGATTGAGCTCACGACAATGGGCAAACAGGAACGTTTACCGCAGAAATATGAAGTTGCATTTTTTCGTCTTGCACAAGAAGCCTTGCAAAATGCGATCAAACATTCTGCAGCTTCGTTAATTCAAATCAAGCTTGAAATCAATAACCGCTTTATGTTTCTCGTGGTGAAGGATAATGGAAAAGGTTTTGACCCAAATCAGAAGAAGGAAGAATCTTTTGGACTGATTGGCATGCGGGAGCGCATCGATATGCTGGAAGGTTCCTTCACAATTGAATCTGCAAAGGGTAAAGGCACAAGCCTCATCATAAAAGTACCACTCTAACTAAAGGATATAAAAAAATCGAAAGGTCAAATAAAAAGAAGGTGTCAGTATACTTATTTTCATTTACAAGTATACTAGATTCAATAGATGACCTGGTTATGCACATTAAAAGGCAGGAGGAACGAGAAAATGGGAAATAAAATTAAAGTAATCCTCATTGATGACCATAAGTTGTTCCGGGAAGGCGTCAAACGCATTCTTGAATTTGAACCCGGACTCGAAGTTGTTGCAGAAGGGGAAGACGGGTCATGCGCCCCCACACTTGTTAAAAAACACCGGCCTGATGTTGTTTTAATGGACATCAATATGCAGAATGTCAATGGAGTGGAGGCTACAGGCACGCTTGTAAGAAGCTTTCCAAACACACGTGTCATCATCTTGTCCATTCATGACGATGAAAGCTATGTCACACATGCTTTGCAGACAGGCGCCCAAGGTTACCTTCTGAAGGAAATGGATGCCCATGCGCTGGTTGAAGCCATCAAAGTAGTCAGCGAAGGCGGTTCATACCTGCATCCGCGCGTAACCCACAACCTCGTTAAAGAATATCGCAGGCTGATTCGGGAGAGCGAATCCGTCTTAACAGCTACCGGCATTGAGTATGAAAAGCCTGTTCATCTATTGACAAAGCGAGAATGTGAAGTCCTGCAGCTGCTTGCTGAGGGCAAGAGTAATAAATCTGCAGCAAAAGCTCTATACATCAGTGAGAAAACCATTAAAAACCATGTCAGCAACATATTACAAAAAATGAACGCAACGGACCGCACACAAGCTGTTGTTGAAGCCATCAAGAAAGGCTGGGTCGATGTTATTTAACACTGACTCAACAGTAGTGGTCGAAATTTAAAGGAGAGAAACCTTAAATGAAAGTAGCTGTTGTGACAGATAGTACAGCATATTTGCCTGAAGAGATCTTAGACCGACATGGCATCCACATCGTTCCACTCAGTGTCGTATTTGGCAGTGATGCCTATCGTGAAGGAATTGATATTACAACAGAAGACTTTTATAAGAAAGTCAAAGAGGCAGAAAATCTGCCTAAAACTTCTCAGCCCTCAATAGGCGAGATTGAAAACAAATATCGTGAGCTGGCTGAGACTTATGATGCAGTTATTTCCATACATTTATCAAGCGGTATCAGCGGCACATACCAGGCGGCGGTCACAGCTGGACATGCAGTCGAAGGAATTGAGGTTTATCCGTTTGATTCAGAAATCAGCTGCATGGCCCAAGGCTTTTATTGTATTGAAGCAGCTCGGCTTGCTTCAGATGGTGCGGAACCCGAAACGATTACGGCGCGCCTTGATGAAATGAAACAGCACATGCGCGCGTATTTTATGGTAGACGATTTAACCCACCTCCAGCGCGGCGGGCGGTTGAGCAACGCTCAGGCATTTGTGGGCAGTCTCCTTCAGGTGAAGCCTGTGCTGCACTTTGAGAATAAGGTCATTGTGCCGTTTGAAAAAATTCGCACCCGCAAAAAGGCAATCAGACGTATTGTGAACATGTTAAAAGAGGATTTGTCGTCTGGGGAAACCTATCACATTGTATTTATTCATGCTAATAACGAGTCAGCAGCTATACAGCTGAAAGAAGAAATCGCTGAGGAATATCCCAAGACAGAAAATATGATCAGTTATTTTGGTCCTGTGATCGGCACGCATTTAGGTGAAGGTGCACTCGGGATCTGCTGGTATAAGCAATAATTCTATTCTTTTGATTCTGGAACTGCCCTATAAGGTCAGTTCCTTTTAAGCATTTTAACCCATTTACAAGAAGAAAAGAGTGATAACTCTATGTCCTTCCAATCCAAGCCTCATTTACCTTCGACTCTGCATCTTCGTGAGCTTTCTATTAAGTTTGCCGGTAAGTTGCTGCTGCGTGATGAGTTGAATCTGATTACGTCCGATATTGAATTATTGATCAGCCAAGGTTGCCTTCAGCCCCTCCCTTCTTTTGAACATCGGTTAACAGGGCCAGAGTGCGCCCGCTGCGGCAACCGGAAAAACTCGCTTATTGGCCATTTGTCTTGTGCTAGTTGTGGAGAAGAGCATATCTATTGCCGGAAATGCATTGAGATGGGCCGAGTGCTTGCCTGTCAGCCCCTCTATGCATGGGCAGGCGCCGAAGCAGATTGGCCGACACATCCGGCTCCATGTACATGGACAGGAGAACTCACACAAGCTCAGCAGCAAGCGGCTGATTCCGTTGCCTCGGCCATACAAACCAGGATGCCGGAGCTTTTGATTTGGGCGGTATGTGGTGCCGGCAAAACTGAAATGCTCTTTCCGGGAATTACGCAAGCTTTGCAGCTGGGTTTGCGGATTTGTATCGCGACTCCCCGAGCTGATGTGGTCAGAGAACTGAAGCCTCGTATACAAAAAGCTTTTGCTGAAATTCCCGTTCAAGCTTTATATGGCGGCAGTCCTGAAAGGGAGGCGTCTGCTCAGCTTATACTGGCTACCACCCATCAATTGCTTCGATTTAAGTCGGCTTTTGACGTTATGATTATTGATGAAATTGATGCCTTTCCCTTCCATGCTGATCCATCGCTCCCATTTGCAGCAAACCGAGCAAAGAAATCTGTCTGTACAACGATCTATTTAACAGCCACTCCCCGAACACAGCAACAGCGTTTGCTCACCAATAACAAACTGCCCCATGTGTTTGTCCCAACCCGTTACCATGGTCATCCCTTACCCGTTCCTAGTATGCACATGACTTTTCAGCTTCAAAAAAACCTTCGCGAAAATCGTTTGTCTCAAACTTGTGTCCAGTGGATGCGGAATCGTGACAACATGGACAGACAGTTGCTCATATTTGTTCCCGCCATTGCCTTGGCAGACAATCTCGTTGAGTCCGTTAGAGAATTGTTTTTGAAAGAAGGCTGGATTGAGGAGAACGCTCAAGTGTGCGCCGTTCATTCCGAAGATCCGAATCGAACAGAAAAAGTAGAACGCTTTCGCCAAAAAAAGCTCAAAGTCATCATTACCACCACCATACTGGAAAGAGGGGTAACTTTCCCTTCTGTAGATGTGATGGTTCTTAATGCAGGCCACGAGGTTTTTGATGAAGCTGCTCTTGTTCAAATTGCCGGACGAGCCGGGCGAAGTTCAGATGATCCGTATGGTGAGGTCGTGTTTTTTCACGATGGGAAGACCGATGCAATGGTCCAGGCCATTCGCCATATCCGCCTGATGAATGAGCGGGAAGGGTGGCGATCATGATCTGCTTATATTGTGACATGGATATCATCAGTCAAACAACATGGCGTACTGTATTGTACCCCCCTAAACTGAAGCCGATATGTTCAGATTGCTTTGAGCAGCTTCACTTTCTATCGGGCCAGCGATGCCGGGTTTGTTCACGGGAAACAAAAGAGCGTGTATGTCATGACTGTCTTTGGTGGCGTCAGCAATTTCCCGATGGTGATGTGCTCAAAGCTCATTG contains:
- a CDS encoding helix-turn-helix domain-containing protein, whose product is MIGENIKKLRQNRGMSISELAEKAGVAKSYLSSIERNLQKNPSIQFIEKISDVLNVSINVLLKEDQSDEEIDLDADWLALVDEAMHSGVSKEEFKQYLEFMKWRNQQES
- a CDS encoding VanZ family protein — its product is MRRWIYWVFPAVWMGVIFYASSQPYEQQDIKPFMSDTFDLSFLEPMLTHFQLTYHQSEVSVQALGVDGFIEFFIRKGAHFGVFFVLALLVYIALKKTTALYFSGQLAVSFVWAVAYAGIDEWHQSFTSNRTPISEMF
- the nagA gene encoding N-acetylglucosamine-6-phosphate deacetylase, giving the protein MLELGEPILIKNADIYVENSQWQHGSILVENGKIAAIKTDTELETPSSVITIDGSGLRIIPGFIDGHIHGAAGSDVMDATEEALDAMAKALPEEGTTSFLATTITQSPENIERALENIASYQNKPGQAQMIGAHLEGPFIEVSKKGAQPEKYIMKPDLDVFNKWQTLSGNNIKTITMAPEHDEDGSFIKALFEKGINISAGHTGADYADLKTAVSYGVRQLTHICNAMNGIHHREIGAVGAAFLLEELRAELIADGVHVVPEMMQLIYDNVGSERLILITDAMRAKCLQPGDYELGGQPVKVTSDRAMLENGSLAGSILKLRDGAKNMLKLAGATIEDVVEMASANPAKQINMYDRKGRIFVGGDADLLLVGEDLNIHYTISGGAIAFKEE
- the nagB gene encoding glucosamine-6-phosphate deaminase; translation: MELIRVKDYEEMSAKACELVKELMNTVQSPVLGLATGSTPEGLYEKLIHTYENGAISFSNTKTFNLDEYVGLTKEDPNSYHYYMTEKLFKHVDLKEGNAHLPDGAAEDKSQACEDYERLIKSAGAIDLQLLGLGMNGHIGFNEPGTDFKSRTHIVTLDESTRQANARFFNSMDEVPTEAITMGIQSIMEARRVVLLVSGEKKAEALASLVNGEVTETFPASILQQHSDAVIIADEGACSQLR
- a CDS encoding YigZ family protein, which translates into the protein MLSSYFTVNKNGSSEQVIQKSRFIGYVRRVETEEEAAEFIQSIKKKHHDATHNCSAYMIGENDQIQKANDDGEPSGTAGVPMLEVLKKMGLKDTAVVVTRYFGGIKLGGGGLIRAYGSTTSQAIRETGIVKRELTQGVSVTVDYPLLGKLENVLRQSDHFLKDIHYLEQVEFIVYVAIGEEQAFIDWITDLTSDQAVLKTIDQMYMEFPVTDK
- a CDS encoding sensor histidine kinase — protein: MVELTKEGILDKVIEEMVEVVESSKDEIFTIGDNARAEYERLVNELEDTKDKVVGLIDDGDDLEKKVRLSRQNLSRVSKHFDQYSENEIRDVYERTHELQTRLAMMRQAEASLRQKRDELERRLQTLYGTIERAETLTRKISVILKYLTDDFQQMNMMLEEAKEKQEFGLKIIEAQEDERRKISREIHDGPAQMLANVLLRSEIVDRTFRSGNLEESLNEIKSMRKMIRSSLYEVRRVIYDLRPMALDDLGLLPTMRKYVDTMAEYNDIEIELTTMGKQERLPQKYEVAFFRLAQEALQNAIKHSAASLIQIKLEINNRFMFLVVKDNGKGFDPNQKKEESFGLIGMRERIDMLEGSFTIESAKGKGTSLIIKVPL
- a CDS encoding response regulator; amino-acid sequence: MGNKIKVILIDDHKLFREGVKRILEFEPGLEVVAEGEDGSCAPTLVKKHRPDVVLMDINMQNVNGVEATGTLVRSFPNTRVIILSIHDDESYVTHALQTGAQGYLLKEMDAHALVEAIKVVSEGGSYLHPRVTHNLVKEYRRLIRESESVLTATGIEYEKPVHLLTKRECEVLQLLAEGKSNKSAAKALYISEKTIKNHVSNILQKMNATDRTQAVVEAIKKGWVDVI
- a CDS encoding DegV family protein, yielding MKVAVVTDSTAYLPEEILDRHGIHIVPLSVVFGSDAYREGIDITTEDFYKKVKEAENLPKTSQPSIGEIENKYRELAETYDAVISIHLSSGISGTYQAAVTAGHAVEGIEVYPFDSEISCMAQGFYCIEAARLASDGAEPETITARLDEMKQHMRAYFMVDDLTHLQRGGRLSNAQAFVGSLLQVKPVLHFENKVIVPFEKIRTRKKAIRRIVNMLKEDLSSGETYHIVFIHANNESAAIQLKEEIAEEYPKTENMISYFGPVIGTHLGEGALGICWYKQ
- a CDS encoding DEAD/DEAH box helicase — encoded protein: MSFQSKPHLPSTLHLRELSIKFAGKLLLRDELNLITSDIELLISQGCLQPLPSFEHRLTGPECARCGNRKNSLIGHLSCASCGEEHIYCRKCIEMGRVLACQPLYAWAGAEADWPTHPAPCTWTGELTQAQQQAADSVASAIQTRMPELLIWAVCGAGKTEMLFPGITQALQLGLRICIATPRADVVRELKPRIQKAFAEIPVQALYGGSPEREASAQLILATTHQLLRFKSAFDVMIIDEIDAFPFHADPSLPFAANRAKKSVCTTIYLTATPRTQQQRLLTNNKLPHVFVPTRYHGHPLPVPSMHMTFQLQKNLRENRLSQTCVQWMRNRDNMDRQLLIFVPAIALADNLVESVRELFLKEGWIEENAQVCAVHSEDPNRTEKVERFRQKKLKVIITTTILERGVTFPSVDVMVLNAGHEVFDEAALVQIAGRAGRSSDDPYGEVVFFHDGKTDAMVQAIRHIRLMNEREGWRS